From the Thermovirga lienii DSM 17291 genome, one window contains:
- a CDS encoding transcriptional regulator, GntR family (PFAM: Bacterial regulatory proteins, gntR family; FCD domain~COGs: COG1802 Transcriptional regulators~InterPro IPR000524: IPR011711~KEGG: rer:RER_49240 GntR family transcriptional regulator~PFAM: regulatory protein GntR HTH; GntR domain protein~SMART: regulatory protein GntR HTH~SPTR: Putative GntR family transcriptional regulator): MKVPTIADLALEEIRQMILSGQFKPGEKVNIDKLSRDLSISKTPIREALKELGREGLLSYQAREGWSVASHSPEEFSQLEELQQVLRSYIGANIYKFVDNLDFDELENINDNIIHFVNTKQYDRAFLENDKFHMKIYGAHPNKIILEQLRQVNNAIGLQRRFILKKCIEKDPKFYLDNLKKQHKEILDSLKSKDAQRIKASFDHHFETLNEMLKRQMEEEL, encoded by the coding sequence ATGAAAGTTCCGACTATAGCTGATTTGGCTCTTGAAGAGATAAGGCAGATGATCCTTTCCGGCCAATTCAAGCCAGGCGAGAAGGTCAATATAGACAAGCTATCAAGAGACTTATCCATAAGCAAAACTCCCATAAGGGAGGCTTTAAAGGAGCTTGGAAGAGAAGGGCTTCTTTCCTATCAGGCCCGGGAGGGGTGGAGTGTAGCTTCCCACAGCCCTGAGGAATTTTCTCAGTTGGAAGAATTGCAGCAGGTCTTAAGGTCTTACATAGGAGCCAATATTTACAAGTTTGTAGATAATTTAGACTTTGACGAACTGGAGAACATAAACGACAACATCATACATTTCGTTAACACCAAGCAGTACGATAGGGCATTTTTGGAAAACGACAAATTTCACATGAAGATCTACGGAGCCCATCCCAACAAGATAATTTTAGAACAGCTTCGCCAGGTCAATAATGCCATAGGCCTTCAAAGGCGTTTCATCCTAAAAAAATGCATAGAGAAAGACCCCAAATTTTATTTGGACAACCTTAAAAAACAGCACAAAGAAATATTAGATTCCCTCAAGTCAAAGGATGCCCAACGTATCAAGGCTTCTTTTGATCACCACTTCGAGACCTTAAACGAGATGCTGAAAAGACAGATGGAGGAGGAATTATAA
- a CDS encoding CoA-binding domain protein (PFAM: CoA binding domain; Formyl transferase~COGs: COG1042 Acyl-CoA synthetase (NDP forming)~InterPro IPR002376: IPR003781~KEGG: mpd:MCP_2918 acetyl-CoA synthetase~PFAM: CoA-binding domain protein; formyl transferase domain protein~SPTR: Acetyl coenzyme A synthetase (ADP forming), alpha domain protein): protein MTQPIFNPSYGPMRVLGYASGSGATLFRALEMQKKLEQTDEGSPFQIVGLFSDNPDSKAVQLAKELNIPVKTLDIRQFYKEHNAPIKDREVRKLFDQKALELWEDLKPHLILLAGYVWATTEEILDALPVVNVHPADLSVQKDGKRAYAGADGVGDALRAGEKQLRSSSHLATSELDGGPILVISPPVDVIPAAEEMSFEDYRKYHLKLVNEQSRIVGARTVYEIAMGHFQLDSQGKVLYRGEYVPLGLRFESWDENKPLPERPLEPLYSPKSIAVIGASQKLGIGRAVLENIKTYGFKGDLFAVNRSKEDVSGAKGYKSVKEIPKELDLAMMCIPSSKVLDAVQECAEKGVKAIVGIAAGFKEVGEKGALSEKKLMEIVNRANMRFLGPNCMGLLNTDPKVKLHANILQGLPKEGGVAFVTQSGAIGAALLDYAEELGLGFSQIYSTGNQADININDLLPVLEKDESTKVVLCYMETLPEPARFRKNALSLTRKKPLIVIRSGKTEAGMIAAQSHTGSLAGDSAMIEAMIEQVGAITAKSLEEAFLLAAALESMPLPKGKRVGVISNAGGPGTLVADALAERGFALPFLPEDARARLAEKVLPEASTGNPIDLVATARPEHYALAAKEMVRSGLYDALVVIVVPPATVDTGEVARAMLPYIKEFNGPVLSCFFGPNLGRDGRMVFQKEGIPSFPFPEQTAEVLSKMAKMETSCFHHQAWPDAQRPSLSVRKDIRRTLGKNKGFLPPLQLRDLLNEYGIKTVPTWGLSEIGSLEGIYKEGTSYVLKVDHPEIIHKSESGGVVLGIKTLRELEESIGLMKKRLPGARDLLVQEMASGEMEIILGAVKKGSLGHAVMMGLGGVAVEVLKDTVLLPVPFSPAEAHIALRKLKAWRLISGYRGKKGADVEEIVQWLGSLARLVQDFPELSELDINPVIVTPEGLVAVDWRASWEF, encoded by the coding sequence ATGACCCAGCCCATTTTTAACCCTTCCTACGGGCCCATGAGAGTTTTGGGGTATGCCTCTGGCTCAGGAGCCACACTGTTTAGGGCATTAGAAATGCAGAAAAAGCTTGAGCAGACCGACGAAGGCAGCCCCTTCCAAATAGTTGGTTTGTTTTCTGACAACCCTGACTCCAAGGCCGTTCAGCTGGCAAAAGAACTGAACATACCTGTAAAGACCCTGGATATCAGGCAGTTTTATAAGGAACACAATGCGCCCATAAAAGACAGGGAGGTTCGAAAGCTTTTCGACCAAAAAGCCTTGGAGCTTTGGGAAGACTTAAAGCCCCACCTTATATTGCTTGCCGGTTATGTTTGGGCCACAACAGAAGAAATTTTGGATGCCCTTCCAGTGGTCAACGTTCACCCAGCGGACCTTTCTGTTCAGAAAGACGGCAAGAGAGCATATGCTGGAGCTGATGGAGTAGGCGATGCCCTAAGGGCGGGAGAAAAACAGCTTAGGTCCTCGTCCCACTTGGCTACAAGTGAACTGGATGGAGGTCCCATACTCGTTATCTCTCCTCCTGTCGATGTGATTCCAGCCGCGGAAGAGATGAGCTTCGAAGATTATAGAAAATATCATCTGAAACTCGTTAATGAGCAATCTCGGATCGTCGGGGCCAGGACAGTCTATGAGATAGCAATGGGACATTTCCAACTGGACAGCCAGGGCAAAGTCCTTTACAGGGGTGAGTATGTTCCTTTGGGGCTTAGGTTCGAAAGTTGGGACGAAAATAAGCCCCTTCCAGAGCGACCCCTTGAACCTCTTTATTCTCCTAAGAGCATTGCAGTAATTGGGGCCTCACAGAAGCTTGGAATAGGAAGGGCAGTTTTGGAGAACATAAAGACCTATGGTTTCAAAGGAGACCTGTTCGCTGTAAACAGGTCAAAAGAAGATGTCTCGGGAGCAAAAGGCTATAAAAGCGTAAAGGAAATTCCAAAAGAGCTGGATCTAGCCATGATGTGCATTCCTTCTTCAAAGGTGCTTGACGCGGTTCAGGAATGTGCCGAAAAAGGTGTAAAGGCCATTGTAGGGATAGCCGCCGGCTTCAAGGAAGTGGGCGAAAAAGGCGCCCTTTCGGAGAAGAAGCTTATGGAGATAGTAAACAGGGCAAACATGCGCTTTTTGGGTCCCAACTGCATGGGGCTTTTGAATACCGATCCTAAAGTTAAGCTCCATGCCAACATCCTGCAGGGGCTGCCAAAAGAAGGAGGAGTAGCCTTCGTAACCCAAAGCGGTGCGATAGGGGCTGCCCTTTTGGATTATGCAGAAGAGCTCGGTTTGGGTTTTTCCCAGATCTATTCCACGGGGAACCAGGCAGATATAAACATAAATGACCTGCTTCCCGTCCTGGAAAAAGACGAGAGCACCAAGGTAGTGCTGTGCTATATGGAAACTTTGCCTGAGCCTGCCAGGTTCAGGAAAAACGCCCTATCCCTTACAAGGAAGAAGCCGCTGATAGTTATAAGATCCGGCAAGACCGAGGCGGGCATGATTGCGGCACAAAGCCACACCGGAAGCCTTGCTGGGGACAGTGCCATGATAGAAGCCATGATAGAGCAGGTAGGGGCAATAACGGCAAAGAGTCTGGAGGAGGCTTTCCTTTTGGCGGCCGCCCTGGAGAGCATGCCCCTTCCTAAGGGAAAAAGGGTTGGGGTTATCTCCAACGCAGGAGGGCCCGGCACATTGGTGGCAGATGCCCTTGCTGAAAGAGGGTTTGCCCTGCCTTTCCTTCCGGAGGATGCCCGTGCCCGCCTGGCGGAGAAAGTCCTTCCCGAGGCTTCAACAGGAAATCCCATAGATTTAGTGGCTACAGCTAGACCAGAGCATTATGCCTTGGCAGCTAAAGAGATGGTCCGTTCAGGACTTTACGATGCCTTGGTGGTAATAGTGGTTCCTCCTGCGACGGTGGATACAGGTGAGGTCGCCCGCGCCATGCTGCCATACATCAAGGAATTTAATGGCCCCGTACTGTCGTGCTTCTTTGGGCCCAACCTTGGCAGGGATGGCCGCATGGTGTTTCAAAAAGAAGGCATACCCTCATTCCCATTTCCAGAACAGACGGCAGAGGTTCTTTCCAAGATGGCCAAGATGGAGACTAGCTGCTTTCACCACCAAGCTTGGCCGGACGCCCAAAGGCCTTCTCTATCTGTCAGGAAAGACATAAGGCGCACTTTGGGCAAGAACAAAGGCTTTTTGCCTCCTTTGCAGCTTAGGGACCTGCTTAATGAATATGGGATAAAGACCGTACCAACTTGGGGTTTGAGCGAAATTGGCTCTTTGGAAGGGATTTACAAAGAAGGAACCTCTTATGTGCTGAAGGTGGACCACCCGGAAATAATTCACAAGAGCGAAAGCGGCGGAGTGGTGCTCGGGATAAAGACGCTGAGGGAGCTCGAAGAGTCCATCGGCTTGATGAAGAAACGCCTCCCCGGAGCAAGGGACCTTTTGGTTCAGGAAATGGCTTCTGGTGAAATGGAGATAATCCTTGGTGCGGTTAAAAAAGGATCTCTTGGGCATGCCGTCATGATGGGCCTTGGAGGGGTGGCAGTGGAGGTACTGAAGGACACTGTCCTTTTGCCAGTTCCCTTCTCTCCGGCTGAGGCCCATATAGCGCTTAGAAAGCTAAAGGCATGGCGTCTTATTTCAGGATATCGCGGCAAAAAGGGAGCAGATGTGGAAGAAATAGTCCAATGGCTTGGCAGTTTGGCCCGATTGGTTCAGGACTTTCCGGAATTAAGCGAACTGGATATAAACCCTGTCATAGTTACTCCAGAAGGGCTTGTCGCCGTTGATTGGAGAGCTAGCTGGGAATTTTAG
- a CDS encoding diguanylate cyclase with PAS/PAC sensor (PFAM: GGDEF domain; PAS fold~TIGRFAM: PAS domain S-box; diguanylate cyclase (GGDEF) domain~COGs: COG2199 FOG: GGDEF domain~InterPro IPR000014: IPR000160: IPR013767: IPR000700~KEGG: sat:SYN_02543 PAS sensory box/GGDEF family protein~PFAM: GGDEF domain containing protein; PAS fold domain protein~SMART: GGDEF domain containing protein; PAS domain containing protein~SPTR: Diguanylate cyclase with PAS/PAC sensor;~TIGRFAM: diguanylate cyclase; PAS sensor protein), producing the protein MKLDFDKKFYEEIIENLNDGLYIVDTNRVIRFWNKAAERLTGFTAEEVIGYSCSDNILMHVDEEGNSLCKERCPIVYAFETGKGQEAEVYLHHKDGHRVPVWIRVGLIRDKDGNIIGASELFSDLSSRDAYRLKVAELESIAMLDALTGLPNRYYMEHEINSRIEERKRLGVPFGILFMDIDHFKHFNDTYGHDVGDKVLKMVAQTFVSNSRPFDVYARWGGEEFLAVIRNVDVVELEKIGNRMRMLVGESFVMHEGKKLKVTISVGATLFRDGDTLESVVKRADTLLYESKNAGRNRITVG; encoded by the coding sequence GTGAAGCTTGATTTTGATAAGAAATTTTACGAGGAAATAATCGAAAACTTAAATGATGGATTATATATAGTCGATACAAACAGGGTGATAAGGTTCTGGAACAAGGCTGCAGAAAGGCTCACAGGATTTACCGCTGAAGAAGTTATTGGATATTCTTGTTCGGACAATATCCTCATGCATGTAGACGAAGAGGGCAACAGCCTATGCAAAGAGCGGTGCCCCATAGTTTATGCTTTTGAAACGGGGAAAGGGCAGGAAGCAGAGGTTTATTTGCATCACAAGGACGGGCATAGGGTCCCTGTGTGGATAAGGGTGGGCCTTATTAGGGATAAAGATGGCAATATTATAGGAGCCTCTGAGCTTTTCAGTGATTTGAGTTCTAGAGATGCTTACCGATTGAAAGTGGCTGAGCTGGAGAGCATTGCCATGTTGGATGCCTTGACCGGATTGCCGAACAGGTATTACATGGAGCACGAGATCAATTCCAGGATAGAGGAGAGAAAGCGCCTGGGCGTTCCTTTTGGGATTTTGTTTATGGACATCGATCATTTTAAGCATTTCAACGATACCTACGGCCACGATGTGGGCGACAAGGTGCTAAAGATGGTGGCTCAGACCTTTGTAAGCAACAGTAGGCCTTTTGATGTTTATGCCCGTTGGGGAGGAGAGGAATTTTTAGCAGTCATAAGGAACGTAGACGTAGTAGAGCTAGAAAAGATAGGCAATAGGATGAGGATGCTCGTAGGAGAGTCTTTCGTAATGCACGAAGGCAAAAAACTTAAAGTCACCATATCTGTGGGAGCTACTTTGTTTCGAGATGGCGACACTCTTGAAAGCGTCGTAAAAAGGGCCGACACACTGCTTTACGAAAGCAAAAACGCTGGAAGAAATCGTATTACGGTAGGATGA
- a CDS encoding aminotransferase class I and II (PFAM: Aminotransferase class I and II~COGs: COG0436 Aspartate/tyrosine/aromatic aminotransferase~InterPro IPR004838: IPR004839~KEGG: cth:Cthe_0363 aminotransferase~PFAM: aminotransferase class I and II~SPTR: Aspartate/tyrosine/aromatic aminotransferase), translating to MKLSPKYANLKPTPMLKIFQAAAKMDNVINLGIGEPDFDTPKDIIEAGCSAAKEGFTHYPPVMGFFDLREEISSYWSKKYGLSVLPDEIMITTGGIQASYLALQVLCEEGSEILMPAICFTPYFQQADFVGAKVRAVPLDEENQFRLTPESLSRAITPKSRVLILNSPANPTGAVQTEEDLRGIAKIAEEKDLVVISDEIYEAFIFDGKHIPFSSLPGMKDRTITISGFSKTYAMTGWRIGYAFGPSDVIRAMGVISVAQSMGVNTLAQKAAVFALRNRDDFVHEMVNTYKRRTSVAAEAFDSIPSLKCQKPKGGFYLFVNIKETGMDSVTFCMEALEKVQVAMIPGVSFGQEGEGYVRIACTVDEAKLLEAAERVRRFLEETQP from the coding sequence TTGAAATTGTCCCCTAAATACGCCAACTTGAAGCCTACTCCAATGCTCAAGATCTTTCAGGCTGCAGCAAAGATGGATAACGTGATAAACCTTGGAATAGGCGAACCTGACTTCGATACGCCAAAGGACATAATAGAGGCAGGATGTAGCGCCGCGAAGGAAGGTTTTACCCACTATCCCCCAGTTATGGGATTTTTTGACCTGAGGGAGGAAATATCGTCCTATTGGTCCAAAAAATATGGGCTGTCTGTTTTGCCTGACGAGATAATGATAACTACGGGAGGCATCCAGGCCTCATATCTAGCGCTGCAGGTGCTGTGTGAGGAAGGATCAGAAATCCTTATGCCGGCAATATGTTTTACTCCCTATTTTCAGCAGGCCGATTTCGTGGGCGCCAAGGTAAGAGCGGTACCGCTGGATGAAGAAAACCAGTTTCGTCTTACCCCAGAAAGCCTGAGCAGGGCAATAACCCCTAAATCTCGCGTGTTAATTCTAAATTCGCCTGCAAACCCCACAGGAGCCGTTCAAACGGAGGAAGATTTAAGGGGGATTGCGAAAATAGCAGAAGAAAAGGACCTTGTGGTGATTTCGGACGAAATATACGAAGCCTTTATTTTTGACGGCAAACATATTCCTTTTTCATCCCTTCCAGGAATGAAAGATAGGACTATAACCATTTCGGGTTTTTCCAAAACGTACGCCATGACCGGTTGGCGGATCGGATATGCTTTTGGTCCTTCCGATGTCATAAGAGCCATGGGGGTTATCTCTGTAGCGCAGAGCATGGGGGTGAACACCCTTGCCCAGAAGGCGGCGGTTTTTGCCCTTAGAAACAGAGATGACTTTGTTCACGAAATGGTAAATACCTACAAGAGGCGCACGTCCGTTGCAGCGGAAGCTTTCGATTCTATCCCATCCCTTAAGTGTCAAAAGCCCAAAGGGGGGTTCTATCTTTTTGTGAACATAAAGGAGACAGGAATGGATTCTGTAACTTTTTGCATGGAGGCTTTGGAGAAGGTTCAAGTTGCCATGATACCTGGCGTTTCCTTTGGTCAGGAAGGCGAAGGGTATGTCCGCATAGCGTGTACGGTGGATGAGGCCAAGCTGCTTGAGGCGGCCGAGCGGGTCAGAAGGTTTTTGGAGGAAACCCAACCTTAG
- a CDS encoding sodium:neurotransmitter symporter (PFAM: Sodium:neurotransmitter symporter family~COGs: COG0733 Na+-dependent transporter of the SNF family~InterPro IPR000175~KEGG: aoe:Clos_2599 sodium:neurotransmitter symporter~PFAM: sodium:neurotransmitter symporter~SPTR: Transporter), with protein sequence MSNNKGAGGQMGRDQFRSRLGFIFAAAGSAIGLGNIWRFPYMTGASGGGAFVLMYLAIVLVVGVSLLLVEFSIGRHGKANAVDSYAKINKSFAWIGYLGVFTSFLLISYYSVVGGWTIFYTFKSATGSLASVPADQMGNFFGGFISKPLMPLFYHFLFIALTVWIVANGISGGIEKYTKALMPLLFVMLLILLVRAITLPGAMKGVAWYLKPDFSKLTGSTVVAACGQVFFSLSLGLSGMVTYASYLSKDENLISNSFIVAMADTLIAIIAGFVIFPTIFAFGGEPSGGPGLVFISLPQIFTKMPLGSVFAFIFFLLLVIAALTSSISIMEVCITFFTEKVKWSRLKASLFYGAVCFLLGVPVSLSFGMWGDVKILGKGIFDLFDYFCSNISLPLSGLACAILVGWFWGKDKALAEVTNNGTIQSSVAGLWFFTVKYIIPIVLGIIFLQAIGILNV encoded by the coding sequence ATGTCAAACAATAAAGGTGCAGGGGGGCAAATGGGGCGAGACCAGTTTAGAAGCCGCCTGGGATTTATCTTCGCGGCAGCTGGCTCTGCCATAGGCTTGGGCAATATATGGCGGTTTCCATACATGACAGGAGCCAGCGGTGGCGGCGCGTTCGTTTTGATGTATCTGGCTATAGTTTTGGTTGTTGGCGTAAGCTTGCTGTTAGTGGAATTTTCTATAGGCAGGCACGGCAAGGCCAATGCCGTTGATAGTTACGCTAAAATAAACAAGTCCTTTGCGTGGATAGGTTATTTGGGGGTTTTTACTTCTTTCCTTTTGATTTCCTACTATTCAGTTGTTGGCGGTTGGACCATATTCTACACCTTTAAATCTGCGACGGGTAGTCTTGCGAGCGTCCCTGCAGACCAGATGGGCAACTTTTTCGGAGGTTTCATAAGCAAGCCTCTTATGCCGCTCTTTTACCACTTTCTTTTCATAGCACTTACTGTGTGGATCGTTGCCAACGGCATATCAGGTGGGATAGAGAAATATACCAAAGCCCTGATGCCCCTTCTGTTCGTGATGCTTTTGATACTTTTGGTTAGGGCAATAACCCTTCCCGGCGCCATGAAGGGCGTGGCCTGGTATTTGAAGCCCGACTTTTCGAAGCTTACGGGCTCCACTGTGGTTGCAGCTTGTGGCCAGGTGTTTTTCTCCCTGTCGTTGGGACTTTCGGGCATGGTGACTTACGCTTCCTATCTTTCCAAGGACGAAAACCTCATCTCCAACTCCTTCATAGTGGCCATGGCGGACACATTGATAGCCATAATAGCAGGATTCGTAATATTCCCAACCATATTTGCCTTTGGTGGAGAGCCCAGCGGCGGCCCGGGATTGGTTTTCATCTCCTTGCCTCAGATTTTCACTAAGATGCCTTTAGGGTCGGTGTTCGCTTTCATTTTCTTCTTGCTTTTGGTCATTGCAGCTCTCACGTCGTCCATCTCGATAATGGAGGTTTGCATCACCTTCTTTACCGAAAAGGTCAAATGGAGCAGGTTGAAGGCTTCCCTGTTTTATGGAGCAGTGTGCTTTTTGCTTGGTGTCCCAGTGTCTTTGAGCTTTGGCATGTGGGGAGACGTGAAAATCCTTGGCAAAGGAATATTTGATCTGTTTGACTATTTCTGCTCCAATATCTCCCTACCTCTCAGCGGCCTTGCCTGCGCCATACTTGTCGGCTGGTTTTGGGGCAAAGACAAGGCCCTTGCGGAGGTCACAAACAACGGCACCATTCAAAGCAGCGTCGCCGGTTTGTGGTTTTTTACCGTGAAATACATCATTCCTATCGTTCTTGGAATCATTTTCCTCCAGGCTATAGGTATACTCAATGTTTAA
- a CDS encoding L-aspartate 1-decarboxylase (PFAM: Aspartate decarboxylase~TIGRFAM: L-aspartate-alpha-decarboxylase~COGs: COG0853 Aspartate 1-decarboxylase~InterPro IPR003190~KEGG: pca:Pcar_1828 aspartate alpha-decarboxylase~PFAM: aspartate decarboxylase~PRIAM: Aspartate 1-decarboxylase~SPTR: Aspartate 1-decarboxylase;~TIGRFAM: aspartate 1-decarboxylase), with protein sequence MTRKMLKSKIHRATVTEADLNYEGSITIDESLMEMADILEFEQVNVWNINAGTRFTTYAMKGERGSGIICVNGAAARLVSVGDLVIIASWKDVSDEEAKSHEPKIVFVDENNRPKES encoded by the coding sequence TTGACCAGGAAGATGTTAAAGTCGAAGATACACAGGGCCACTGTAACAGAGGCGGATCTTAATTACGAAGGAAGCATAACCATAGACGAATCCTTGATGGAGATGGCAGATATACTGGAATTCGAGCAGGTTAACGTATGGAACATCAACGCAGGCACCAGGTTTACAACCTATGCCATGAAGGGAGAGCGCGGCAGCGGGATCATATGCGTAAACGGCGCCGCGGCGAGGCTCGTTTCCGTTGGAGACTTGGTGATAATAGCAAGCTGGAAGGACGTAAGCGACGAGGAGGCAAAGTCGCACGAACCGAAGATAGTATTCGTGGACGAAAACAACAGGCCAAAGGAGTCGTAG
- a CDS encoding pyruvate carboxyltransferase (PFAM: HMGL-like~COGs: COG0119 Isopropylmalate/homocitrate/citramalate synthase~InterPro IPR002034: IPR000891~KEGG: aco:Amico_1308 pyruvate carboxyltransferase~PFAM: pyruvate carboxyltransferase~SPTR: Pyruvate carboxyltransferase), whose translation MGYKEEGKWWVSPENYAPEVRAQFGFPEKVEILDTTLRDGEQQAGIIFTKEDKLKIAKALAEAGVHRIEAGTPAASREDAEAVKAIVDAKLDSKIFVFVRNMVKDIELAKSLGVDGVIAEIIGSEHLLEFGKRWTFEKAIEACVEATKAAHDMGLYVTFFPADSSRASDDFLFRMVDAVAEKGHIDSLALVDTFGCFSPEGAARRVKKLRERYDFPIEAHFHSDFDMGVATTIAALQAGASVAHVTVNGIGERAGSVPLESVVLALEALYGVKTGIRTEKIKGLSDLVAELSNFPVWPIKPITGSRIFGWETGLPSSLWLNCKDTDPLIMLPYHWQLTGQNEPKIYLGKKSGKDNLNLWLKEAGLDVPDELKPDLLQAVKDLSIKLKRDLNMEDFKDLVASFLTERGI comes from the coding sequence GTGGGATATAAGGAAGAAGGCAAATGGTGGGTAAGTCCGGAAAATTACGCTCCAGAAGTGAGAGCACAGTTTGGTTTCCCGGAGAAGGTAGAGATTTTGGATACCACCCTCAGGGACGGTGAACAGCAGGCTGGAATAATATTTACCAAGGAAGACAAGCTGAAAATTGCCAAAGCCCTTGCGGAGGCGGGAGTTCACCGCATAGAGGCAGGGACTCCTGCAGCCAGCAGGGAAGATGCAGAGGCAGTAAAGGCCATCGTGGACGCCAAACTGGACTCCAAGATATTCGTGTTTGTCCGGAACATGGTGAAGGACATAGAGCTTGCCAAGTCTTTAGGAGTAGATGGAGTCATAGCTGAAATAATAGGAAGCGAGCATTTGCTTGAGTTCGGTAAGAGGTGGACCTTCGAGAAGGCCATAGAGGCTTGTGTCGAGGCAACTAAGGCAGCCCACGATATGGGCCTTTATGTGACCTTTTTCCCGGCAGACTCCAGCAGGGCATCGGACGATTTCCTCTTTCGCATGGTAGATGCCGTGGCTGAGAAGGGCCACATTGACTCTTTGGCGTTGGTGGATACTTTCGGCTGTTTTTCTCCGGAGGGAGCCGCCAGGAGGGTTAAAAAGCTCCGCGAACGGTACGATTTCCCCATAGAGGCTCATTTTCACAGTGATTTCGACATGGGGGTTGCGACGACCATAGCGGCCCTCCAGGCAGGGGCAAGCGTCGCTCACGTCACAGTCAACGGCATTGGGGAAAGGGCAGGCAGCGTGCCTTTGGAGTCCGTCGTACTGGCTTTGGAAGCCCTCTATGGAGTAAAGACGGGGATTCGGACGGAGAAGATCAAGGGCCTTTCCGATCTGGTCGCAGAACTTTCAAACTTCCCGGTTTGGCCCATCAAACCTATTACAGGAAGCAGGATCTTCGGTTGGGAGACCGGCTTGCCGTCAAGCTTGTGGTTAAACTGCAAGGACACGGACCCACTGATCATGCTTCCCTATCACTGGCAGCTTACTGGGCAGAACGAGCCCAAAATATATTTGGGCAAAAAAAGCGGCAAGGACAACCTCAACCTTTGGCTTAAAGAAGCGGGCCTTGATGTCCCCGACGAGCTCAAGCCCGACCTTTTGCAGGCGGTAAAGGATCTTTCCATAAAGCTGAAGAGGGACCTCAACATGGAGGACTTCAAGGACCTGGTGGCATCTTTTTTGACCGAGAGGGGGATTTAA